A region from the Acomys russatus chromosome 24, mAcoRus1.1, whole genome shotgun sequence genome encodes:
- the LOC127207389 gene encoding olfactory receptor 10AG1-like, with protein MDGSTLQNSQQRNHSTLVEFILLGFSDVPNLQDFLFGTFLIIYIIILMGNTLIIIIIRADPSLQTPMYFFLGNFSFLEICYVSVTLPRLLTDLYKQDRIISFMACATQMYFFLVLGATECFILTAMAYDRYVAICNPLLYPLIMNSSLCIQLAAGCWISGVPVHIGFTYWIFSLPFCGSNKMNHFFCDIPPVLALACGDTFMIEMMIYVIALLVVTIPFMLILGSYVKIISTILKLPSATGRAKAFSTCSSHLIVVALFFGSGLITYLRPKSSHSAGIDKFLSLFYTIVTPMFNPMIYCLRNKDVMIALKKFLLRWIVL; from the coding sequence ATGGATGGATCCACACTACAGAATTCCCAACAAAGGAACCATTCCACATTGGTGGAATTCATCTTACTTGGCTTTTCTGATGTTCCCAATTtgcaagattttctttttggcACATTTCTTATAATCTATATAATTATTCTAATGGGAAACACCCTCATTATCATAATTATTAGGGCTGACCCTTCCCTTCAGACTCCCATGTACTTTTttcttggaaatttttctttcttagaaatatGCTATGTGTCAGTCACTCTTCCCAGGTTATTAACAGATCTCTACAAACAAGACAGAATAATTTCCTTTATGGCTTGTGCTACTcaaatgtatttctttctggTCTTAGGGGCCACTGAGTGCTTTATTCTGACTGCTATGGCTTATGACAGATATGTTGCTATTTGCAACCCATTGCTGTACCCTCTCATCATGAATAGCAGCCTCTGTATACAACTGGCAGCTGGCTGTTGGATAAGTGGAGTTCCTGTTCATATAGGGTTCACATATTGGATCTTCTCTCTACCATTTTGTGGATCGAATAAAATGAATCACTTTTTCTGTGATATACCTCCAGTCCTGGCCCTAGCTTGTGGGGACACTTTTATGATAGAGATGATGATATATGTAATCGCCCTTTTAGTGGTCACTATTCCTTTTATGTTGATCCTTGGGTCTTATGTGAAAATAATCTCAACCATTCTGAAGCTTCCTTCTGCAACCGGGAGGGCCAAGGCCTTCTCTACATGTTCTTCTCACCTCATAGTTGTAGCGTTATTTTTTGGATCAGGTCTCATTACATACTTGAGGCCAAAGTCCAGCCATTCAGCAGGAATAGacaaattcctttctcttttctatacTATTGTGACTCCAATGTTTAACCCCATGATATACTGTTTGAGAAACAAAGATGTTATGATTGCACTGAAAAAGTTCCTTCTAAGATGGATTGTATTATGA